One window of Saccharicrinis carchari genomic DNA carries:
- a CDS encoding ATP-binding protein, with protein MDLAAEKIVINSDIKNISLVEKLIDDISEQYDIHADVYGKLLLAVVEGVNNAIVHGNKLDANKNVQLEYKISDKELQFIITDEGSGFDFTSVPDPTLPENVEKTHGRGVFLMNHLADKINFENDGSKVQLTFLL; from the coding sequence ATGGATTTAGCAGCAGAAAAAATAGTAATTAATTCCGATATAAAAAATATCAGTTTAGTTGAAAAGCTAATCGACGATATCTCCGAACAGTATGATATACATGCTGATGTTTATGGTAAGTTGCTGTTGGCTGTAGTTGAGGGGGTGAATAACGCCATTGTACACGGTAATAAATTGGATGCTAATAAAAATGTACAACTGGAATATAAAATTTCTGATAAAGAATTGCAGTTTATTATTACCGATGAGGGAAGCGGTTTTGATTTTACTTCTGTACCGGATCCTACTTTACCCGAAAATGTGGAAAAAACGCATGGTAGGGGTGTATTTTTAATGAACCACTTGGCCGACAAAATTAATTTTGAAAACGACGGAAGTAAAGTTCAGCTCACATTTTTATTATAA
- the ybeY gene encoding rRNA maturation RNase YbeY: MINYSFEDIKDIKLNKDLIDRWIIQLLANDGWVAKEISFIFCSDAYILKINKAYLQHNYYTDIITFDYCIDSYISGDIFISLDTVRNNADDYNTTFKQELYRVIIHGILHLMGFKDKTPQQAAIMRQKEEEALALLKTI; encoded by the coding sequence GTGATCAATTACAGTTTTGAAGATATTAAGGATATTAAGTTAAATAAAGACTTAATTGATAGATGGATTATTCAGCTTTTAGCGAATGATGGGTGGGTCGCAAAAGAAATATCCTTTATTTTTTGTTCTGACGCGTACATTTTAAAAATTAATAAGGCTTACCTGCAGCATAATTACTACACCGATATTATTACCTTCGATTATTGTATTGACAGTTATATTAGTGGCGATATTTTTATTAGTCTCGATACTGTAAGGAATAACGCTGATGATTATAATACTACTTTTAAACAAGAGTTATACCGAGTAATAATACACGGAATACTTCATTTAATGGGCTTCAAAGATAAAACTCCTCAACAAGCAGCAATAATGCGACAAAAGGAAGAGGAAGCCTTGGCACTGCTTAAAACAATTTAA